From Paenibacillus polymyxa, the proteins below share one genomic window:
- the ppk1 gene encoding polyphosphate kinase 1, translated as MLIESQKKDKAGSERYFNRDLSWIEFNRRVLQEAQDADTPLLERAKFLAIVSSNLDEFMAVRVAETREKIKAGFMQKDFTGYTPSGLYKRLIKRTVSMVSEQYRTYRDISRLLTKKGLLLLEYNDLNTTQRKSLDAYFHEIIFPVLTPMAVDQSRPFPLVHNKYVYLAVVLKRPGDTEEDKPLFAIVQVPSNIPRVVSVPLRSNSKKKSFILIEELIKHHIQTLFSGYIPEAVHAFRVTRNSDLSINEEEIEDLLEEIEKELRRRRRGAPVRLEVEKGINPFALMELQREFKLFDHVFEIDGPLDLTFLSSFADHLEGYSHLKFPAIKPLYPEELPPQEDIFNVLRKRDVLVYHPYESFDAVTDFIIEASEDPDVMAIKMTLYRVNGESKLIPALARAAESGKQVTVVVELKARFDEERNIAWARTLEKAGCHVVYGLVGLKTHAKIILIVRRERNVLKRYVHVGTGNYNESTARVYTDIGLFTADPVLGEDASELFNEITGFSALKTPQAFTVAPTGMKNKLFDLIRREAEQALAGKPARIIAKINSLSNQEMIDELYAASQAGVKIDLIIRGVCCLRPGVEGFSENIRVISIVDRFLEHSRLFYFENAGHSELFLSSADWMTRNLTRRIELMCPIYDDRIKEMLVDILRLSLKDNVKARQLLPNGSYQFVARNNEEAPIRSQFEAMKVKNWKKEEWTTTT; from the coding sequence ATGTTGATAGAGAGTCAGAAGAAGGATAAAGCCGGGTCAGAACGTTACTTTAACCGAGATTTAAGCTGGATTGAATTTAATCGTCGTGTGCTCCAGGAGGCTCAGGATGCAGATACACCGTTGCTGGAAAGAGCCAAATTCTTAGCAATTGTGTCCAGCAATTTGGATGAGTTTATGGCTGTTCGTGTTGCAGAGACGCGCGAGAAGATCAAGGCTGGTTTTATGCAAAAGGATTTTACGGGTTATACCCCCTCCGGTTTGTACAAGCGCCTGATCAAGCGTACCGTCTCGATGGTATCCGAGCAATACCGGACCTATCGTGATATTTCTCGCCTATTGACGAAAAAAGGTCTTTTGCTGCTTGAATATAATGACTTAAATACGACACAGCGCAAGTCGCTGGATGCATATTTTCATGAAATTATATTTCCGGTGCTTACACCGATGGCGGTCGATCAAAGCCGTCCTTTTCCACTGGTTCATAATAAATACGTATATTTGGCAGTTGTCTTGAAACGTCCAGGAGATACGGAGGAGGATAAGCCGCTTTTTGCCATTGTGCAGGTGCCTTCCAATATTCCGCGTGTCGTTTCGGTGCCGTTACGTTCCAATAGCAAGAAGAAATCATTTATTTTAATTGAGGAACTGATTAAGCATCATATACAAACGTTGTTTTCTGGATATATCCCCGAGGCGGTTCATGCCTTTCGGGTTACGCGTAACTCTGATTTGTCCATTAATGAAGAAGAGATTGAAGATTTGCTCGAAGAGATTGAAAAAGAACTACGTCGAAGACGGCGGGGAGCACCGGTCAGACTGGAAGTGGAAAAAGGGATTAATCCCTTTGCCCTGATGGAACTTCAACGCGAATTCAAGCTGTTCGATCATGTATTTGAGATCGACGGGCCGTTAGATCTGACGTTTTTGTCGTCTTTTGCCGATCATTTGGAGGGGTATTCGCATCTGAAATTTCCGGCAATCAAACCATTGTATCCAGAAGAACTGCCTCCGCAAGAGGATATCTTTAACGTACTTCGCAAACGGGACGTGCTCGTGTACCATCCGTATGAATCGTTCGATGCGGTAACTGATTTTATCATTGAGGCATCAGAGGACCCGGATGTAATGGCCATTAAGATGACCCTGTACCGTGTCAATGGAGAATCGAAGCTCATTCCGGCTCTGGCACGTGCAGCCGAATCGGGCAAGCAGGTGACCGTAGTGGTCGAGCTGAAGGCACGTTTTGACGAGGAACGTAATATTGCTTGGGCGCGTACGCTTGAAAAAGCTGGCTGTCATGTAGTATACGGGTTGGTCGGCTTGAAGACGCACGCCAAAATTATTCTAATAGTACGCCGTGAACGTAATGTGCTCAAACGATACGTGCATGTCGGAACTGGCAACTACAATGAAAGCACGGCACGTGTATATACGGATATCGGGTTATTCACAGCGGATCCGGTGCTGGGTGAGGATGCCTCTGAGCTGTTCAATGAAATTACGGGCTTCTCGGCGCTCAAGACCCCGCAAGCTTTCACCGTAGCCCCGACGGGAATGAAAAATAAGCTGTTCGACCTGATCCGCAGGGAAGCGGAGCAAGCACTTGCAGGCAAGCCAGCCCGTATTATTGCTAAAATTAATTCTTTATCCAATCAGGAAATGATTGATGAACTATATGCGGCTTCTCAAGCAGGTGTGAAGATTGATTTAATCATTCGAGGGGTCTGCTGTTTACGCCCTGGAGTGGAGGGCTTTAGCGAGAACATTCGGGTTATCAGTATTGTCGACCGTTTCCTAGAGCATTCCAGACTGTTTTACTTTGAAAATGCAGGTCATTCGGAGCTATTCTTGTCCAGCGCGGATTGGATGACTCGCAATCTGACTCGCCGGATTGAGCTGATGTGCCCAATTTATGACGACCGAATCAAAGAAATGCTAGTGGATATTTTACGTTTATCCTTGAAGGATAATGTAAAAGCACGCCAGCTTCTGCCGAATGGCAGCTATCAATTTGTAGCCAGAAACAACGAAGAGGCTCCCATCAGGAGCCAATTCGAAGCAATGAAGGTTAAAAACTGGAAGAAGGAAGAATGGACCACGACAACGTAA
- a CDS encoding 1,4-dihydroxy-6-naphthoate synthase, translated as MQIAFSPCPNDTFVFHALVHGLIPGAPALDITFADIDITNNLAITPDGLDIMKISYAALPWVLDEYALLPCGGALGRGCGPLVLTKEGSTVEGPKALSGKRVAVPSERSTAYLLFRLWAAKHVPGGVGEIVVMPFDQIMPAVRDGEIDAGLVIHEARFTYPSYGLSKQVDLGNWWEEDTGLPIPLGAIIARRTLDLDAITNWIRASVEYAWKHPEASREYVLSHAQELSPDVAQSHIDLYVNDFTANLGDSGYAAIEALLGRAAQEGLVPPFDLAKLRLTSTTTR; from the coding sequence ATGCAAATTGCTTTTTCACCTTGTCCTAACGACACTTTTGTCTTCCATGCCTTGGTGCATGGATTGATTCCGGGCGCACCCGCGCTGGACATTACATTCGCCGATATCGACATCACCAACAATCTGGCGATCACACCAGACGGACTTGATATCATGAAAATTTCGTACGCTGCACTTCCTTGGGTGCTGGATGAATACGCCCTGCTGCCTTGTGGTGGTGCACTGGGCCGGGGCTGTGGACCGCTCGTGCTGACTAAGGAAGGTTCCACCGTCGAAGGTCCGAAAGCCCTATCCGGCAAGCGTGTAGCTGTTCCAAGTGAACGTTCCACCGCTTATCTGCTGTTCCGTCTATGGGCGGCCAAGCATGTGCCTGGAGGTGTCGGCGAGATCGTCGTGATGCCGTTCGACCAAATTATGCCTGCTGTCCGTGACGGAGAGATAGATGCAGGATTGGTGATTCATGAAGCACGCTTCACATATCCGTCCTATGGACTTAGCAAGCAAGTTGACCTAGGGAACTGGTGGGAAGAAGATACAGGGCTGCCAATCCCGCTCGGAGCTATTATTGCCCGTCGTACACTGGATCTGGATGCGATCACCAACTGGATACGTGCCTCTGTCGAATATGCTTGGAAACATCCCGAAGCTTCGCGTGAATATGTATTGTCTCATGCGCAAGAGCTATCACCCGATGTCGCCCAATCGCATATCGACCTGTACGTGAACGATTTTACCGCCAATTTGGGCGACAGCGGTTATGCCGCCATTGAAGCCTTACTCGGTCGCGCTGCGCAGGAAGGGCTGGTGCCTCCGTTTGATTTAGCCAAACTGCGCCTTACGTCCACAACAACACGCTAA
- a CDS encoding futalosine hydrolase, with amino-acid sequence MEHTTSDGRILVMTAVEGEREAVLRGLKGDTRFVVELAGVGAPSAAASTALALATGGYRLVISAGIGGGFVKVAALESVVVADAIIAADLGAETAEGFSSVDELGFGSSRIAVNAATAQRFVQALRDAGQTAVAGPILTVSTATGTAATAERLAKRVPGAAAEAMEGYGVAVAANRFELPMMEIRTISNTVGPRDRASWRIKEALQALEAAFSTLTEVI; translated from the coding sequence ATGGAGCATACAACATCAGATGGGCGCATCCTGGTCATGACCGCGGTTGAAGGCGAACGGGAGGCTGTGCTGCGCGGCCTGAAAGGCGACACTCGCTTTGTGGTCGAGCTGGCTGGTGTAGGCGCTCCGTCCGCAGCGGCTTCAACCGCGTTGGCACTGGCCACTGGCGGCTACCGTCTGGTCATTAGCGCCGGAATTGGGGGCGGCTTCGTGAAGGTCGCTGCACTGGAGAGCGTCGTCGTTGCTGACGCGATTATTGCCGCCGACTTAGGGGCAGAGACGGCAGAGGGCTTCAGCAGCGTGGACGAGCTGGGTTTTGGCTCCAGCCGCATTGCCGTGAACGCTGCCACCGCGCAGCGATTCGTTCAGGCGTTGCGTGACGCTGGCCAGACGGCCGTCGCCGGACCGATCCTGACCGTCTCGACGGCCACCGGCACAGCGGCTACAGCGGAACGCCTAGCCAAACGCGTTCCCGGCGCTGCTGCCGAAGCGATGGAGGGTTACGGAGTAGCCGTGGCGGCCAACAGGTTCGAGCTGCCGATGATGGAGATTCGCACGATTTCCAATACTGTTGGTCCACGTGACCGTGCATCCTGGCGAATCAAAGAGGCTTTGCAAGCGCTGGAAGCCGCATTTTCTACATTAACGGAGGTTATATAG
- a CDS encoding LysR family transcriptional regulator produces MTITQIMIFVRVAETLNFTQTAHELHMTQPAVSHAIASIENELDVQLLLRDRKKGVLLTDIGHKVLLQFRMMLQSMEKVQQQVAAEKGLDVGTITIGAFPSASAYFLPPIIDHIRQHYPNLVFDLHEGSTNEVKEWVHNREIEAGIILLPDPEVDVIPLCQDDMVILLPDGHPFQSRDKIAIRDLNQQDMIFCKGGHEVAIMEGFEREQSQLQAQFITHNISTLVSMVRQGLGMGIVSSLALSTFPHDLTVKETTPLITRQIGIAIPSLHNASLAVQLFVRTAQELFTDLKQ; encoded by the coding sequence ATGACTATAACTCAGATTATGATCTTTGTTCGCGTAGCTGAAACACTAAACTTTACCCAAACTGCCCATGAGCTGCATATGACGCAACCTGCGGTCAGCCATGCCATCGCCAGTATCGAGAACGAGCTCGATGTCCAGCTATTGCTGCGCGATCGAAAAAAAGGCGTGCTCCTGACAGATATCGGACACAAGGTGCTGCTGCAATTCCGCATGATGCTGCAAAGCATGGAAAAGGTACAGCAGCAGGTGGCCGCTGAAAAAGGTTTGGATGTGGGTACGATCACAATTGGTGCCTTTCCATCTGCCTCGGCCTATTTTCTGCCTCCGATTATTGATCATATTCGTCAGCACTATCCGAACCTTGTTTTCGATTTACATGAAGGCTCCACGAATGAAGTTAAAGAGTGGGTGCATAACAGAGAAATTGAAGCGGGAATCATTCTATTGCCAGACCCAGAGGTGGATGTAATCCCCTTATGTCAGGATGACATGGTTATTCTGCTGCCTGACGGTCACCCTTTTCAATCGCGCGACAAAATCGCCATTCGGGACTTGAATCAACAGGATATGATCTTTTGCAAAGGTGGACATGAGGTCGCCATTATGGAAGGTTTTGAACGCGAGCAAAGTCAGTTGCAGGCACAATTCATTACTCACAATATCAGCACCCTAGTCAGCATGGTCCGACAAGGACTAGGTATGGGAATTGTCTCTTCACTCGCCTTATCCACGTTCCCCCATGATCTGACCGTCAAGGAAACCACGCCTCTGATCACGCGTCAAATCGGTATTGCTATCCCCTCTCTACACAATGCTTCACTTGCTGTACAGTTATTTGTGCGTACTGCGCAGGAGCTGTTTACTGATTTGAAGCAATAG
- a CDS encoding DMT family transporter, translated as MKKLTPKATLWLVLILVMVWGINWPLTKLALPDTPPIFFSGIRTLLGGVILLLFAMRNRKTLRLRQNAWTYLVLAIFNIAGYYGLQTVGLRYLPAGLFSTLVFLQPILLGLFSWLWLGERMFPLKVIGLVLGFGGVIVISSGGMAGHLSVLGIVLGLASGLCWALGTIYMKKKSKQLDSIWAVTMQLILGGIILNGIGFTTEKWSDIHWTASFIAILLFISVFVIAMGWMIYFKLIDNGDAGTVGSYTFMIPVLSTLFSMVMLRESLTFTFVVGLVLIAGSVYLVNTASPGKRANQSSKANETNSCTNA; from the coding sequence ATGAAAAAATTAACGCCTAAAGCTACGTTGTGGCTTGTTTTGATATTAGTAATGGTATGGGGGATCAACTGGCCGTTGACCAAACTGGCTTTGCCAGATACGCCGCCGATATTTTTTTCAGGAATCCGCACGCTGCTGGGTGGTGTGATTCTGCTGTTGTTCGCTATGCGTAATCGGAAAACCTTACGCCTTAGACAAAATGCGTGGACATATCTTGTGCTGGCTATATTTAATATTGCAGGCTACTATGGCTTGCAGACGGTAGGACTGCGTTATTTGCCTGCTGGATTATTTTCCACTTTGGTATTCCTTCAACCGATCTTGTTGGGATTATTCTCCTGGCTGTGGTTGGGAGAGCGTATGTTTCCTCTGAAGGTCATTGGACTGGTACTCGGTTTTGGTGGAGTGATCGTGATTAGCTCAGGCGGAATGGCAGGTCATTTGTCTGTGCTAGGCATTGTGTTGGGGCTAGCCTCGGGACTGTGCTGGGCGCTCGGAACGATTTATATGAAGAAAAAAAGCAAACAACTGGACTCCATTTGGGCGGTAACGATGCAACTCATTTTGGGAGGGATCATACTCAACGGGATTGGGTTTACGACCGAAAAATGGAGCGATATCCACTGGACAGCCTCATTTATCGCGATTCTATTGTTTATTTCAGTATTCGTGATTGCGATGGGCTGGATGATTTATTTTAAGCTAATCGACAATGGGGATGCAGGAACCGTCGGCTCATATACGTTTATGATTCCGGTGCTATCCACACTCTTTAGTATGGTCATGCTCAGAGAGTCCCTCACTTTCACATTTGTAGTGGGGTTGGTGCTGATTGCAGGTAGTGTGTATTTGGTAAATACAGCTTCTCCCGGAAAGCGAGCGAACCAAAGCTCGAAGGCTAATGAAACGAATTCCTGTACAAATGCTTAG